In Cryptococcus tetragattii IND107 chromosome 5, whole genome shotgun sequence, one genomic interval encodes:
- a CDS encoding peptidyl-prolyl cis-trans isomerase-like 3 translates to MSVTLHTNLGDIKIEVFCESVPRTAENFLALCASGQYNGTLFHRNIRGFMIQGGDPTGTGKGGQSIWGRPFSDEIRQTLRFSNRGMVAMANAGPDTNKSQFFITYAKQQSLDGKYSIFGKVIDGLETLDSMEKTPVNPKNRPLQEIKLLNVTIHANPIADQAKGGLA, encoded by the exons ATG TCCGTCACATTGCATACCAACCTCGGGGATATCAAG ATCGAAGTCTTCTGCGAGAGTGTCCCAAGGACAGCCGAA AATTTTTTGGCCCTCTGCGCCTCTGGACAATATAACGGTACCCTATTCCACAGAAATATTCGAGGATTTATGATTCAAGGAGGAGATCCGACAGGGACAGGAAAGGGTGGGCAGAGTATTTGGGGAAGACCGTTTTCAGATGAGATTAGGCAGACGCTGCGG TTCAGTAATAGAGGCATGGTCGCTATGGCCAATGCCGGTCCTGATACTAACAAATCACAG TTTTTCATAACATATGCCAAGCAACAAAGCTTGGACGGGAAATACTCAATTTTTGGCAA GGTCATTGACGGCTTGGAGACCCTTGACTCCATGGAAAAGACTCCTGTCAATCCCAAGAACAGACCGTTACAAGAAATCAAATTGCTCAACGTCACCATACATGCCAATCCCATCGCAGACCAAGCAAAGGGAGGATTAGCATAG
- a CDS encoding pheromone-processing carboxypeptidase KEX1, translating into MSGNDARARVRSLSSTSSPLETRDSDEQEPSSSQSQHGSRRRGPQRRATELPSAADLYVPSLPGLPDMATHPTHPLNIYAGMLPSYPGEGKGGGEGETGKDAKLYFLMAKARRNAGKERVIFWFNGGPGCSSFDGSLMEVGPFRTVPASETTTGMVEARLVEGGWEEFATVVFVDQPPGTGYSYAATNGYLHDFDELAAHFIEFLRNFYTVFPELKGVDTYLAGESFAGQYIPFFADALINSTELPNFPLKGIAIGNGWIDPKEQYPGYVEFAYEKGLIDSGTPEAEEMEAALKRCQEEMDKYTDPFTTPVNIDHCGEVMDSVTRPFTQELNGKKVCMNVYDVRLVDDFPACGMNWPPDLPDVYTFLRQDEVISALHASSKETAWVECNNKVSYELNLKHSHMSAALLPSILEAGVPILMFAGAEDLICNYKGIERIVNGLEWDGEKGFTNATSQEWYLNGTQVGTWETSRGLSYAKIFDSSHMVGFDVPHVTNDMIMRFMDVDVSLLPGMISQWSSRIGDDERTMIHVGDAGEAGGVPLIKGGNTDWEAWYNAVFAFLVLGILVSIVGLYFYFHRKPVSYRSRIALKQRGRHRRSHDRDEGDTAERMPLGSERLELDDIERAEGYEFDDRDGEGYSGKGKGKGKELADDREEVMFALGDDDEDDRH; encoded by the exons ATGTCAGGAAATGATGCTCGCGCACGCGTGAGATCGCTGTCCTCgacatcttcacctcttgAGACTAGAGACAGTGATGAGCAAGAGCCAAGCTCTTCGCAATCTCAGCATGGAAGCAGGA GACGTGGACCTCAACGGCGTGCGACAG AACTGCCGTCAGCTGCCGATCTCTATGTGCCTTCACTGCCAGGACTCCCTGATATGGCCACTCACCCAACGCATCCGTTGAATATCTATGCTGGTATGCTTCCTTCATACCCAGGAGAGGGcaaaggtggaggtgaaggCGAGACTGGGAAAGATGCCAAACTCTA CTTTTTAATGGCTAAAGCACGACGTAACGCCGGTAAAGAACGTGTGATCTTCTGGTTCAACGGAGGTCCTGGCTGCTCCTCTTTCGATGGCTCCCTCATGGAAGTTGGTCCATTCCGAACCGTTCCAGCTAGTGAAACGACAACTGGCATGGTTGAAGCCAGACTCGTAGAAGGTGGATGGGAGGAGTTTGCGACTGTCGTCTTTGTGGATCAACCACCTGGCACTGGATACTCTTATGCGGCAACAAACGGATATCTGCATGATTTCGATGAG CTCGCGGCACACTTTATCGAGTTTTTGCGGAATTTCTATACCGTTTTTCCAGAGCTGAAAGGCGTCGACACCTATCTCGCGGGGGAGTCCTTTGCTGGGCAATAcatccccttcttcgccgACGCGTTGATCAACTCTACTGAACTTCCAAACTTTCCTCTAAAAGGTATCGCCATCGGTAACGGATGGATCGATCCTAAAGAGCAATATCCGGGATACGTTGAGTTTGCTTATGAGAAAGGATTGATAGACTCGGGGACTCCG GAAgctgaggagatggaagctgcGTTAAAACGGTGccaggaagagatggacaagTACACGGATCCATTTACAACGCCCGTAAATATCGATCACTGTGGGGAAGTCATGGACTCTGTCACGCGGCCTTTTACCCAAGA GTTGAACGGGAAAAAAGTCTGTATGAATGTGTACGATGTCCGACTAGTCGACGATTTCCCTGCCTGTGGTATGAACTGGCCACCAGACTTGCCCGATGTCTATACTTTCCTCCGA CAAGACGAGGTGATATCCGCCCTCCACGCCTCATCCAAAGAGACCGCCTGGGTCGAATGCAACAACAAGGTCTCTTATGAGCTCAATCTCAAACATTCACACATGTCAGCTGCCTTACTTCCTAGTATCCTAGAAGCAGGCGTACCAATTTTGATGTTTGCTGGTGCGGAAGATTTGATATGTAACTATAAGGGGATTGAAAGGATCGTAAACGGTTTAGAATGGGATGGTGAAAAAGGTTTTACG AATGCTACCAGCCAGGAATGGTATCTCAATGGTACTCAAGTCGGGACATGGGAAACATCCCGAGGCCTCTCATATGCGAAG ATCTTTGACTCGTCGCACATGGTTGGCTTTGACGTCCCTCACGTTACCAACGATATGATCATGCGTTTCATGGATGTAGACGTCTCCCTTTTACCTGGTATGATTTCCCAATGGTCCTCGCGTATAGGTGACGATGAACGCACCATGATTCACGTTGGTGATGCCGGCGAAGCGGGCGGAGTCCCCTTGATCAAGGGAGGCAATACTGACTGGGAAG CCTGGTACAACGCCGTTTTCgccttcctcgtccttggTATCCTCGTGTCCATTGTCGGCCTCTATTTCTACTTCCACCGCAAACCCGTGTCATATCGTTCCCGCATTGCTCTCAAGCAAAGAGGCAGACATCGCCGGAGTCATGATAGAGATGAGGGTGACACTGCAGAGCGAATGCCACTAGGCTCGGAGAGGTTGGAACTTGATGATATTGAGCGGGCGGAGGGGTATGAGTTTGATGATAGGGATGGTGAGGGTTATAGTGGCAAAGgtaaaggaaagggaaaagaactCGCCGACGATAGAGAAGAAGTCATGTTTGCGcttggggatgatgatgaggatgaccGTCATTAA